DNA from Coffea arabica cultivar ET-39 chromosome 10c, Coffea Arabica ET-39 HiFi, whole genome shotgun sequence:
ATCTCCAGAATCATCTCCAACTTGCCTTCGAACCGTTTATAGTAGATGACGCTAGAGCGCTTTTACCAAGCCCAAAACCATTTTCGATCCTCACTCTTTTACAAACTCTTGATAAACAGGACCACCGGATTCGGCCCAAAGACGAACAAAAGTTAATGGTCTGCCCACTAACCCAAACTTTTAAGTAGCTCTACCCCCGGATGATCCACTACTGTAATTCAATCAAATAATGCTTAGCTGCCTGGTTATTAAACTGACACACAGCTCCCAAACAGGGAACATAACCGACTAAAACAGCAAAGATAGCACCAACAACGTTTATAGGTACCATCTtcctccaaattcaaccatttaTCCATTACAAATTATAAATTTGTAAACAACAAGCGAGATGAAGTTACAACAGCTTAACAAACATCATCTGCAAGTTCCAGTTTTGCGAGTACCAAAGAACTGTACCAACGCACCATGGAGTATGTTGCAGAATTACCAATGACACGTGGTTTCTTCCCCAAATGTACAGACTTCTGACCTGACAGCACCAGCAATTTATCTCAACTAGATGTTGCCTTCACATACTATACGCAGCGAGGAAAGAACATCTGCCCAACATAGCCACCTGCCATTGCCCTCCTCACATTCGATTCAAACAACTTTGGGTTGTCCCTCAACACAGCAGCTGCATCAGGGTTAAGAGGATCTTCGTGATTAGGTTCCTGCACAGAAATAAGCCCAGATTAGAGATGCCATCAAAGCAAAAAGCATAATTCCTCACAAACAGGGAATAAAGGTTACCGTGAAGAGATGATACAGGCCATAGATAATGGTGTTAATGTTCAGCACAGGTTTCCAGTCTTCTCGAAGGATGTTCAGGCAGACATTTCCTTCCAGGTCGATATTGGGATGATAAACCTGCAATAAGCTTACCCCACTTTAATTGACTTGACAGTTGCAAGATATTAGTACCAAAGATGAAAGTAGAAAGGAAAATTAGGAGCTTGTCTACCTTCGTCCTGCATTTGACctttggagcttcatgtgggtagATTGGAGAAATTTGGAAAGAGAAGACAAATGTGCCGCCCCTGGATTGTGTGAACAAGGCAAAACATCACACATTGCAATAATGTCTCATGTCAAGGGCTAAAACCATGTCCTCAGAAATCTAATTAATCAGAAAAAATAAAGTTCCTCTTCTTACCAAACTGGCCAGAAAATAAATACTCACAAGTAATATCCTTCATCAGGTCGAATTGTAACTTCAAAGTTCATGAGGTCATCCTTGCCATTGGGGAATGCTATTGTACATGTTTTTGGCAAATTGAGTTCACTTATATCTACAGGGAGAAAACACC
Protein-coding regions in this window:
- the LOC113714496 gene encoding NEDD8-conjugating enzyme Ubc12-like; translated protein: MIKLFKVKEKQKELAENANGKPPVKKQSAGELRLHKDISELNLPKTCTIAFPNGKDDLMNFEVTIRPDEGYYLGGTFVFSFQISPIYPHEAPKVKCRTKVYHPNIDLEGNVCLNILREDWKPVLNINTIIYGLYHLFTEPNHEDPLNPDAAAVLRDNPKLFESNVRRAMAGGYVGQMFFPRCV